From the Oscillospiraceae bacterium genome, the window CCCCTCGGGCGCCGCCGGACGTCCCGGCAGCGTGGCGGGCTCACTGTCACGGGAGGCGAAGACCGCGGCGCCCTGCGGATAACGCAGCACTACACGCTGCCCCACGGCCGCGCTCCAACCGAGCGCGGCAAAGTCCGCAAAATCGCCGGCGGCAAGCGCGGTATAGCTGGAGGATGCCTCCGTCCGCCACTGGAGCGCCGCGCCGCCGGCGACCAAACGCTCGTTTATGTAGTCAACGCTCCAAACACCCGCCCCCGCCAAGGGCGCCGTCGGACGCGCGGGCGCCGCCAGACTCAACTCAGGCTGCACGCTTTGGCCCACATAACCGTCTGTGATGGCCAGGCGGTAGAAGACCGTCGCGACGCTCGCGCCGGCGTCGTCCAACGCGTCAAAGACACTCGCCTCGCCCACGGCCACGCCGGCCTGGGTAAGTTCCAAGCACTCGGTGCCCGTCCCGCGCCGCCACACGGCGTTGTCGCCCACAAGCCACAGCGCCGCGCCGCCCGAGGCGCGCACGCGGTACTCGGTATCGGCCGGGATAAAGCCCGCCGCCCCCGCCGAGACAGCGTTGCTGCGCACGACCTCGGCGCCATAATCCACCGCAAAGGCCGACGGGTACGGATAGACGCGCACACCCTTGAGCCACGTGCCCTCCCCCACCCGGCTGACGACCTGATAGACGGCGGCTGGGTCGAGGCTTGAAAAGGTGACGGCGGCGCCGGTATACGCAAATGGTCCGGAGACGATCTCCCCGTTCGCGGGGTCCGCCAAGGCGTAATTGTAGCCCGCGCGCGTGCCGGCCGCGCGGATGACGATACCGGTGCCGCCCATCGCGCGCGTGACGTCGGCGGCCGCGAGATCAACGGCGTCGACGACGGGCGTGACAATCCTGAGCGCCGCGAGCGCGCCGTCATCACTGTAGGCGGCGACGGCGTAGTTCACTTCGGTATAATTCGCGGGACGGGAAACAAGCCAGTAATCTGTGCCCAGCGCGAGTTCTTCAAAGACCGTCGTACCGCCCGCACCGCTCTTCCATGCCGTGGACGGCAAGGCCGGCCCCGAGGTCACCGGCGCCGCACTGTCACCGGCCAGCAACGCGTACTGCACCGAAGAATTGGTGTTCTTCAGCGTGATCCGCGCCTTGTCCGCGTCATAGATCTCCACGTCGTAGGATGGCAGTACGTACGGAGCGCCCGCATAGGCGGCCTGGATCTTTACATCGCGATAGTAGCCGTCGTCGAGCACGTTGCCGGGGGACTCGTTGGTGTGCAGGCCGGTGTTGACGGCGCCCTGCGGGATGCCGACGACACGATAGGTTTTGCCGGGCACAAGATCTTTAAATGTGAGCGCGCCGCCGGCGGCGAAAGCCGTGCCGGTCTCTGCACCGTACGAGGTGTACCAGCCGCCGGCGCCGAGTGTGGCAGAGGGCTCGACGGCGACCTCGGCGGCGCCGGAGTCAACTGCGTCCGGGTCATACCAGGCTGACAGCCCCGTGAGCTCGTTTATCGACGAGCCGCGCACCTCGGCAAGCGCGTAGGCGAAGCCTGCCTTGGTGGGAGTGACAATCGAAGTCTCGCCCGTATAGGTGACATCTTGTGTGGGACTGAGATCGGTGCCGGAGGCGAAGAAGATGTTGTCGAGGACGTTGCCAGTCGCTCCCACAGGATAGATGCCCACAAATCCGAACACAGTCGTGCCCTGCCCTGCGGGAACAGTGTACGATCCCGAATAGGTTTTCCATGACGAACCGGTCGAGGCGATATAAATGTAGTACGTATGCCCGTTGTATTCCTGCGTAAAACTCTGTCCACCATAATTAGTCAGATTATTGATAGACCCCACGCCTAGCCTCGTGGCCAAAGCCTGGACGATTTTATAGAAATAGGTAGAGGAGTTTATGCCATAGGGATAGTGAAGTTCACTGGAACCATTAGCAGCACTGGCAGGGTATGTTTGCGGCAAATTAGAATCGATACCGAGTTCGCTCGGCTCATTGATAGCCGAACCAATAACGACGGCCATCACATCATTGTTTCCGGTGTCAGCGCGCCGGATATGGTCAAGCGACCACTCGTATATCTTGCCGGGAACGGTCGCCACTTCCTGATACACACTCGAAGTATTGGCGTTCGCAAGCTCTATGGCGCCGAAATTGCCCGTGTCGCCTCCGTTGTCGCCGTGTTTCACGGTTGTCTGCATTGCTGCACTTTGACCGCCTGGACGTATTCCCGTAGAGGGGCTGGCCGGTACGCGTGTCGGGTTTTCGGGTTCGGCGACCGCATCGGCATCGCTTTCGGCAGAGTACCCGAACGGTTTGAGGTTCAGAGCGAAAACCTGAAATGACTGGCGCGTATCGCCAAAATTGGCAATATTGGCTCCACTGGCATTGTAATCTGTGGTTTTCCAGTTTGGGAGTCGGCTTTGCGCGGCTATCGTATACCAACCGTTCACATTCTGGCCGCCATTGCTCCAGTAGATCGTATTCTGTCCGTTCGGCGCGTACAGGGTCGAAAAGTCCCCATTTGTGATATGGTCGGGCAGTGTCCTCGCCACCACTTTGGTAAGCGCCAACGCGCTGTCGTGGGGAACGGCCTCGCCTGGATCGTCGGTATCCCCGTCGCCGCTTAAGTCCTTGTGATTGACAACCGTGACCCAGTAATAATACCAGGTGGTGTCCTCGACTGTGGGCGTCGTGGTGGTAAGTACCGAGAAAGTGCCGCTGTCCTCAGCGTCGATGGCGACAGAGCTCTCCTTGATGGCCTGCTGCTCGTCGTCGGAGAGTACGCCGCCCGTGCCGAGCGGCTCATCGTAGCCTTCAGAGCGGTACCACTGGTAGGTGAGGTACCCCCCGTCGGTGGACGCCGCACGGACGTAGAAGCGCGCGCTGGCAGTCTGCGCGTAGGTGGAATCGGCCGGATGCCGCGTGAACTGCGGCGCCGCCGCCGGCTGCGTGTCGGCCCGGGCCTGCCGTACGCCCAGCCCCACAAACACCGTGACCAGCACCAGGATGAAGGCAAGCAGGCATACTAGCGCCATACGTACCGCTCCCGAAATGCGCAGCCTCATACCAACCCTCCCGCCATAGCAAACCAACGATTTGTGCCAATATTTTCCATCAATGCCGCCCCCGCCGGGCGACGGCCGCGCTGCCCTGTGACAGCGACGTCCATGGTTAACTTTCCCACAAAACCGCCCTTGGCGGCTCGGAAAATAGTGCATTTTTAAAATTAAGAAGTGGTGAGAATGGTGTCCAGTGATATTTTGCTCTGTCTAAGTGGGCGGAGTTTCTTGATTTTAAGAATTTCTCAAAAATTAGATTCTGTCGTATCTGCATAGACTACAGCAAATCGCGATGGCTAAGCCGCATAGAAAAATCTGCAACATTCTGCTTTATATGAACGGAATGCACGATTTTCGTCTGTGCACTCCGAATGATACCTATATTATACAGGGTTTTTTTTGCAAAATCAACCGGCTTCCCTGTTTTTCTTTTTTCAGGAATTTTTGTCTTTCCACAAAAATTTTTATGGACGCTACCAGAGCGTCCATAAAAGGCTGGCGTATTCGCGGATGAAGCCGGCGATTTTTAAATAGAGATACGGCGTTGGAGCGGAGACTGCAACGGGTATCCAGCCCTGCCGCCGCGCCAACAGGCGGGCACGGTAGAGATGAAATTCATTGGAGACGACGGCCACGCGCAACGGCCCCGCGGGCAGCAACGCGGCGGAAAATCGTATGTTCTCCTCCGTACTGGTCGAGGCTCCCTCCCTGCGGATACGCTCCGTCTCCACCCCACGGCGCACAAGATAGCGGTGCATGGCCTCCGCCTCGGAGATGCTCTCGCCCGGCCCCTGCCCGCCCGACACGATCACCGGCACTTCCGGGTGCCGGCGCAAATAGTCGGCCGCCGTCTCCAGCCGGGCCGCGAGCGCCGCAGAGGGCGTCTCTCCATGCAGCCCGGCGCCCAGCACCAGCACACAGTCCACCGGTGTATCCGGGTCGCTGTGCGCACCGGACCAGATCAGCGCCTCCACCGCAAAAAAACTCAGCAAAAGGAGCAGGAACAACCCCTGCATGACCCGGCGCGCGGCGTGAGCCAGACGGCGCCACCGGGTGCGGCGGCCCAACAGCGCGGTCAGACCGTAGACCGCGAGCGCCGCCGCGCTCAACCACAGAAGCCGCGCCAAAAACGAGAGCCCCGGAATCCATGTAAACGCCACACCGATTGCGGCAGCCGACGGCGCCCAATAGAGCGCCCACAACGAGGGGCGCTCAGAGACGCCGCCCTTTATTTTCCATTTTTTACTATTTTTATCGCGGCCGTCTCGCGGCGGCCGCCGAACGGGCCCCGCCACTGCGCATCCTCCCCTTTCGCCGCCGGTGCGGGGTTCACACCGCGCTACACCTCGCTCAGGGACAGCCACGCCTCAAGCAGGGCGTCGCGCGCTTCTGTAAGCGCGCTCTGCTCCTCAAGCAGGGCGGTCAAGACCCCGGCGTCGGTAGCGCAGCGCGCCATCTCCTCCTCAATCGCCCGCAGGCGCGCCTCCCGCTGTCCGATCTCGTTTTCCAACCCCCGCAGACGCGCCTCCCGCACCCGCTGTTCCCGACCCCGTTTGGGCACTGTGTCCGCGGGTGCGGACGTCCCAGGCACGGGCTCCGCCCGCTTCGTCCGCTCGGGTGGGGGCTGGGCGGCTCGGGCTCGGTACTCGTCGAAGGTGCCGCAAAAATCTTCCACACGGCCGTCCTCTCCGAAAACCCAGAGCCGCGTGGCAAAGCGCGCGATGAAATAGCGGTCATGCGAAATGAAGAGCAGTGTCTCTCCGTAGGCCGCCACCGCCTCCTCCATCCACTCGCGCGAGCGGATGTCCAGATGGTTCGTCGGCTCGTCGAGCAGCAACAGATTGACCTGATCTTTCATCAGCAGGCACAGCATCAGCCGGCTTTTTTCACCGCCGGAGAGACTTTCCACCTGTTTGAATACGTCGTCGCCCCGAAAATAAAAGCGCCCCAGCCGATCGCGCGCGCCCTGCGGCGTCTCGTTTTGTTCGTAAAGCAGCGTGTCCAGCAGCGTGCGCTCCGGGTGGGCAAAACGTACGGCCTGCGGCAGATACGCCTGCCGCACCGAGGGACCGCGCCAGATCTGGCCGGCGTCCAGCGCCAGTTCGCCGGCCAGCACGCGCAGCAGTGTTGTCTTGCCGGCGCCGTTGGCGCCCAAAATGCCGACGCGTTCCCCGCCGCGCACATCCAATGTGACGCCGCGAAAGAGCAGGCGACCGTACGATTTCCCGATGTCGTGCAGGCGGAGTACGTCGGCCGCCCGGAAGGCGGTCTCTCCAAACCGGACGTGGAAAGACCCCAGCGCGGCCGGCGGCCGGCCGGTCGCCTCGACCCGCTCGGCCCGCTTCTCGATGGCAAAGGCCCGGCGGTGCAGTTTGGCGTTGCCGCCGGCGTAGTCGTGCATGCGCCGAGCCGTGGCCAACAGGCGGTTCTTCTCCCGCTGTTCCCGTTCATAACGCTCCCGCTGCACCTTGACGCGCGCGGCTTTCTCCCGCGCATAATCGCTGTAACGGCCGGTGTAGCTTTCGGCCCGGCCCGCCTCCAACTCGATCACGCGCGTGGCGACGCGGTCCAGAAAATACCGGTCGTGAGAGACGACCAACAGGGTGTTTTTGTCCCGCGCCAGGTACGCCTCCAGCCATTCGACGGACTCGATGTCCAAATGGTTCGTCGGCTCGTCGAGCAGCAACAGGCCGGGATCCGTGAGAATCAGACAGGCCAGCGTCACCCGCGTCTTCTCTCCGCCGGAGAGGGTATCGAAGGCGCGGCCGTACAGGTCGTCGTCAATCTGCAGCCCCGTCCGCACGCGGGCCAGCGGCGTCTTCATGTCAAACCCGCCGCGCATCTCAAATTCGGTGGTCAGTGCCCCATAACGCGCCAGCAGCGCCGGCGTGTGGTCGCTTTGCATCTGCAGCGCCAGCCGCTCAATCTCGTCTCTCAGCGCGATGAGCGGCCGAAAGGCCGTACGCAACACATCGCCGGCCGTGTACCCGAGCGGGTAGGCCGGGATCTGCGAGAGCACGCCGACGCGCCGCCCGGCCGCCACCGACACCGTGCCCCCGTCGGCTCTCTCCTCCCCTGTGAGGATGCGCAGCAGCGTCGTCTTGCCGGCGCCGTTGGCGCCGACCAGCGCGACCTTTTCCCCGCTGTGAACCTCCATCGAGAGACCCAGCAGCACTTGATTGTCCCCATAGGCTTTGCCGAGTCCCGATACCGCGATTTCGATCATACCGCGCGCTACCGCTGCCGGATCTTCCCGAGGAAGAACAGCGCCACCGTACCCGGACCCGTATGGGATCCGATGACGGCGCCGATGTAGTTGATGATGACGCGCCCCACCCGGTACCGTTTGCAGACCTGATCCGCGACATACTGGGCGTCCGCCTCGCAATCGCTGTGGCTGATGGCGATCGCGTCAAACTCCGTGTCGTCCACATATTCCCCCATCCACTCGACCAAACGGTCCAGCGCGTGGCGGCGTCCCCGCTTCTTAGAATCCACAATCAATTTCCCCTCGTGGTTCACGTAGATCATCGGCTTGATCCCTATCAGGGTGCCCATCATAGCCGAGGCGCGCGACACGCGTCCGCCCCGATGCAGGTGCATGAGGTCGTCCACCGTGACCAGATGGTTGAGGCGCATCTTGTTCTCCTCCACCCAGGCGCGCACCTCGTCGAGCGAGCGGCCCGCACGCACTTGGCAGACCACATAGTCCATCAACAGCCCCTGCCCAAGAGAGGCGCACAGGCTGTCGATCACCACGGTGCGGCGGTCCGGATATTTCTTCGCCAGTTCTCCCGCCGCCATGCAGGCGCCCTGACAGGACCCGGACAGTCCCGAGCTGAACGCGAGATACAGGATATCCCGCCCCGACGCCAGCACCGGTTCAAACGCCCGCGTGTAGTCCTCCGGGGTAACCATCGATGTGGTCGGCATGGCTCCCTCGCGCACGGTCCGATAGAAGTCCGCGTATGTCATGCTCTGCCCGGCGTCGTCCGGCACGGTTTTGTCCCCAAAGGAAAAATAAATCGAGAGCATCGTGAGATCGTGCGCCCGATAGTAGGTGTGCGGCAGGTCGCTCCCGGAATCTGTCATCAACACATACGACATCTGGCTGTCTCTCCTCGCATGATGAAATGGGTGGTTCTGAGGGCGGCCAAACGCCGCCCTCACGGCTGCGGATGATGAAAAACAGAAATCGTCCTCTCGGGAGAGGGGGGCGGTTGGGGACGCTACGGTCTTCATTATATAGAAATTCAGGAGACCTGGCAAGCATTTCGGCACAAAAACGGGCGCCGCGAGAGAATTGCTCCCGCGGCGCCCGTTTTTGTGCCATTTTGTAAGCGCAAGCTGGGTGACGTACTGCCTTATGATTCGTACAGCGTCTTCATGCGCTCCAGGCGGGCGAACTTTTCGGCGGCGGCCTTCTCCGCGGCCGCGAACAGCGTCTCGGCTCTCTCCGGAAAGGCGCGCTGGAGAGATGCGTAGCGCACCTCGCCGCGCACAAAGTCGCCATAATTGGCGCTCGGCGCTCGGCTGTCGAGCTGGAACGGGTTCTTCCCCGCCTCCCGCAGGCGCGGGTCGAAGCGGAACATGTGCCAGTACCCGGCTTCCACCGCAGCCTTGGTCTCGGCGATGGAGTTGCCCATGCCGCCCTTCAGACCATGGTTGATGCAGGGCGCGTAGGCGATGATGAGGGACGGTCCCTTGTAGTTCTCGGCTTCTGTGATGGCCTTGATCGTCTGGTTGTAGTTCGCGCCCATCGCTATTTGCGCCACGTAGACATACCCGTAGCTGATGGCGATCTGCGCCAGATCCTTCTTCGGCTGCGTCTTACCGGCCGCGGCAAACTGGGCCACTTGGCCGATCTGAGACGCCTTCGACGCCTGACCGCCGGTGTTGGAGTAGACCTCGGTGTCAAAGACAAAGATGTTCACATCCTCGCCCGACGCGATGACGTGGTCGAGCCCGCCAAAGCCGATGTCATAGGCCCAGCCGTCGCCGCCGAAGACCCATACGGACTTCTTGACCAGCATGTCGGCGTCGATCAGCGCCTCGCGCGCCAGCCGGCAGGCGTCGCAGTCGCAGGTTTTCCCCTCCCATTCGGTGCCCGTCAGATCAATCCCGTCGCGCAGCGCGGCCAGCAGCGCCTCGGAGGCCGTCTTGGAGACCTCTCCGTCGTACAGGACATCCAACCAATCCTGGCCGGCTTTTTTCAGCTCCGGCACGCACCAATCGACGGCAATGAGCTTTCTCACCGTCTCGGCCAGCCTCTCGCGGCGCTGGCCGATGCCAAGGGCCATGCCATACCCGTACTCGGCGTTGTCCTCAAAGAGGGAGTTGGCCCAAGCCGGGCCCTTGCCCTGCTTGTTGACCGTGTAGGGCGTAGCCGGCGCGCTGCCGCCCCAGATCGACGAGCAGCCGGTGGCATTCGCGATGTACATGCGGTCGCCGAAGAGCTGGGTGATGAGACGGGCGTACGGCGTCTCGCCGCAGCCGGCGCAGGCGCCCGAGAACTCCATCAGCGGCTGCCTAAACTGGCTGCCCTTGACCGTAGTGGGGGCGAAGGCGGCGATCGTCTTTTCGGAGACCTTCTCAAAGGCATAGTCATATTGTTCCTGCACCGCCGTCTGACTCTCCAGCGGACGCATGACCAACGCCTTCTCCTTAGCCGGGCATACATTGGCGCAGGAGCCGCAACCGGTGCAGTCGAGCACGGTCGGGGTGATGGAAAAACGGTAGTTCTCGCAGCCCCGACCCGTCATCTTGACCGTCTTAAACCCCTCGGGCGCGGCGGCGGCCTCGTCGCCGTCCAACACAAAGGCGCGGATCACCGCGTGAGGACAGACATAGGCGCACTGGTTGCATTGGATACAGTTGGCCGGGATCCACTCGGGCACATCCACCGCGATGCCGCGTTTCTCGTGGGCGGCGCTTCCCTGCGGGAAGGTACCGTCCTCCGCGCCGGCGAACGCCGAAACCGGCAGTGCGTCGCCAAGCTGCGCATTGACCGGCGTCAGGATGTTTTTTACAAACCGGACGATCTCTTCCCGGTCCCCCCGAACATCTTTGTGGACGATCTCATCCTGCGCGTCTTTCCAGGAGGCGGGCACGTCGATTTTCTTCACATGTTCTATGCCGGCGTCGATCGCGGCGTGGTTCATCGCCACGACCTTTTCACCTTTCTTGCCGTAAGTGGCCACCACGGCGTCCTTCATGTATTTTACGGCGTCATCGATCGGAATGATCCCCGTGAGCTTGAAGAAGGCGGCCTGCAAAATCATGTTGATGCGCCCGCCGAGACCGATTTCGCGGGCCAGGCCAATGCCGTCCACCGTGTACAGCGTGATGCCGCCCGCGGCGATGCAGCACCGCATGGAACCGGGCAGACGCGCCTCCAGCTCGTCCACATCCCAAGCGCAGTTCAGCAGGAACGTGCCGCCGGGCTTCACGTCCTCCACCATCTTGTATTTGTCGACGTAACTCGGGTTGTGGCAGGCCACGAAGTCCGCCTTCGAGACAAAATAAGTGGATTTGATCGGCTTTTCGCCGAACCGCAGGTGGGAGACGGTCACGCCGCCGGACTTTTTGGAGTCATAAGCGAAGTAGGCCTGCACTT encodes:
- a CDS encoding YdcF family protein yields the protein MAGPVRRPPRDGRDKNSKKWKIKGGVSERPSLWALYWAPSAAAIGVAFTWIPGLSFLARLLWLSAAALAVYGLTALLGRRTRWRRLAHAARRVMQGLFLLLLLSFFAVEALIWSGAHSDPDTPVDCVLVLGAGLHGETPSAALAARLETAADYLRRHPEVPVIVSGGQGPGESISEAEAMHRYLVRRGVETERIRREGASTSTEENIRFSAALLPAGPLRVAVVSNEFHLYRARLLARRQGWIPVAVSAPTPYLYLKIAGFIREYASLLWTLW
- a CDS encoding ABC-F family ATP-binding cassette domain-containing protein translates to MIEIAVSGLGKAYGDNQVLLGLSMEVHSGEKVALVGANGAGKTTLLRILTGEERADGGTVSVAAGRRVGVLSQIPAYPLGYTAGDVLRTAFRPLIALRDEIERLALQMQSDHTPALLARYGALTTEFEMRGGFDMKTPLARVRTGLQIDDDLYGRAFDTLSGGEKTRVTLACLILTDPGLLLLDEPTNHLDIESVEWLEAYLARDKNTLLVVSHDRYFLDRVATRVIELEAGRAESYTGRYSDYAREKAARVKVQRERYEREQREKNRLLATARRMHDYAGGNAKLHRRAFAIEKRAERVEATGRPPAALGSFHVRFGETAFRAADVLRLHDIGKSYGRLLFRGVTLDVRGGERVGILGANGAGKTTLLRVLAGELALDAGQIWRGPSVRQAYLPQAVRFAHPERTLLDTLLYEQNETPQGARDRLGRFYFRGDDVFKQVESLSGGEKSRLMLCLLMKDQVNLLLLDEPTNHLDIRSREWMEEAVAAYGETLLFISHDRYFIARFATRLWVFGEDGRVEDFCGTFDEYRARAAQPPPERTKRAEPVPGTSAPADTVPKRGREQRVREARLRGLENEIGQREARLRAIEEEMARCATDAGVLTALLEEQSALTEARDALLEAWLSLSEV
- a CDS encoding DegV family protein: MSYVLMTDSGSDLPHTYYRAHDLTMLSIYFSFGDKTVPDDAGQSMTYADFYRTVREGAMPTTSMVTPEDYTRAFEPVLASGRDILYLAFSSGLSGSCQGACMAAGELAKKYPDRRTVVIDSLCASLGQGLLMDYVVCQVRAGRSLDEVRAWVEENKMRLNHLVTVDDLMHLHRGGRVSRASAMMGTLIGIKPMIYVNHEGKLIVDSKKRGRRHALDRLVEWMGEYVDDTEFDAIAISHSDCEADAQYVADQVCKRYRVGRVIINYIGAVIGSHTGPGTVALFFLGKIRQR
- the nifJ gene encoding pyruvate:ferredoxin (flavodoxin) oxidoreductase → MARKKKTMDGNTAAAHVAYAFTDVAGIYPITPSSVMAELADKWAASGQKNVFGQTVRVAEMQSEAGAAGAVHGSLAAGALTTTFTASQGLLLMIPNMYKIAGELLPGVIHCSARALASHALSIFGDHSDVMACRQTGFAMLAATNPQEVMDLGAVAHLSAIKGRVPFLHFFDGFRTSHEMQKIEVWDYDTLDKMLDHEAVDAFHARALNPDHPVLRGTAQNPDIFFQAREACNTYYSALPAVVEAYMDAVNAETGADYKLFNYYGAPDADRVIVAMGSVCDTIEETIDFLAARGEKVGLVKVRLYRPWVSEKFLRVLPKTVKSVAVLDRTKEPGALGEPLYLDVVTTLSASDRAGVRVVGGRYGLGSKDTPPSNIFAVYANLKSGAPKNSFTIGICDDVTGLSLPLDENHDTTPEGTVSCKFWGLGADGTVGANKNSIKIIGDHTDLKVQAYFAYDSKKSGGVTVSHLRFGEKPIKSTYFVSKADFVACHNPSYVDKYKMVEDVKPGGTFLLNCAWDVDELEARLPGSMRCCIAAGGITLYTVDGIGLAREIGLGGRINMILQAAFFKLTGIIPIDDAVKYMKDAVVATYGKKGEKVVAMNHAAIDAGIEHVKKIDVPASWKDAQDEIVHKDVRGDREEIVRFVKNILTPVNAQLGDALPVSAFAGAEDGTFPQGSAAHEKRGIAVDVPEWIPANCIQCNQCAYVCPHAVIRAFVLDGDEAAAAPEGFKTVKMTGRGCENYRFSITPTVLDCTGCGSCANVCPAKEKALVMRPLESQTAVQEQYDYAFEKVSEKTIAAFAPTTVKGSQFRQPLMEFSGACAGCGETPYARLITQLFGDRMYIANATGCSSIWGGSAPATPYTVNKQGKGPAWANSLFEDNAEYGYGMALGIGQRRERLAETVRKLIAVDWCVPELKKAGQDWLDVLYDGEVSKTASEALLAALRDGIDLTGTEWEGKTCDCDACRLAREALIDADMLVKKSVWVFGGDGWAYDIGFGGLDHVIASGEDVNIFVFDTEVYSNTGGQASKASQIGQVAQFAAAGKTQPKKDLAQIAISYGYVYVAQIAMGANYNQTIKAITEAENYKGPSLIIAYAPCINHGLKGGMGNSIAETKAAVEAGYWHMFRFDPRLREAGKNPFQLDSRAPSANYGDFVRGEVRYASLQRAFPERAETLFAAAEKAAAEKFARLERMKTLYES